The following proteins come from a genomic window of Nycticebus coucang isolate mNycCou1 chromosome 11, mNycCou1.pri, whole genome shotgun sequence:
- the LOC128560146 gene encoding 60S ribosomal protein L36a-like, translated as MVNVPKTRRTFCKKYGKHQPHKVTQYKKGKDSLYAQGKQRYDRKQSGYGGQTKPIFRKKAKTTKKIVLRLECVEPNCRSKRMLAIKRCKHFELGGDKKRKGQVIQS; from the coding sequence ATGGTGAACGTTCCTAAAACCCGCCGGACTTTCTGTAAGAAGTATGGCAAGCACCAGCCCCACAAAGTGACACAGTATAAAAAGGGCAAGGACTCTCTCTATGCCCAGGGAAAGCAGCGTTATGACAGGAAGCAGAGTGGCTATGGTGGGCAGACTAAGCCAATTTTCCGGAAAAAGGCTAAAACTACAAAGAAGATTGTGCTGAGGCTTGAGTGTGTGGAGCCCAACTGCAGATCTAAGAGAATGCTAGCTATTAAGAGATGCAAGCATTTTGAACTGGGAGGAGATAAGAAGAGAAAGGGTCAAGTGATACAGTCCTGA